CGCCTACCTCTTCGCGCTCTTCGCGATCATCGGCGACCTGTTCCGCGACCAGAAGCTCAACGGCTGGTGGAAGGCGGTGTGGATCATCTTCTTGATCTTCGTGCCGTTCATCACCGCGCTGGTGTACCTGATCGCCCGCGGCAACAGCATGGCCGAGCGCTCGCAGAAGGAGTACAAGCAGGCGCAGGCCGCGACCGACGCGTACATCCGTCAGACCGCCGGCTCCGCCAGCCCGTCCGATGAGATCGCGAAGGCCAAGGCCCTGCTCGACTCCGGCAGCATCACCCAGCAGGAGTTCGACCTCCTGAAGGCCAAGGCGCTCGCGCACCCCACGCAGACCGTCTGATTCCAGACCTGCAGCTGAGAGGGTCGGATGCTTCGGCATCCGACCCTCTTCGCGTCTGCGGTGCGCATGCGGCGGGCATCGGCTACCGGACGAGAACTGTCCGGATGGCTCCGTAACGTCGCTCGCATGACTCACGACAGCACCGAGATCCGGCCCTTCCGCATCAATATCCCGCAGGCACAGCTCGACGACCTGAACCGCCGTCTCGCCGACACGCGCTGGCCCGACGAACTGCCGGGCGTCGGCTGGTCGTACGGCACGCCGACCGGCTACCTCCACGGGCTCGCCGACCACTGGCGGACCACATTCGACTGGCGCGAGCACGAAGCTGCGCTCAACGGATTCCCGCAGTTCACGACGACGATCGACGGTCAGAACGTGCACTTCCTGCACGTGCGCTCCCCCGAGCCCGGTGCCGTGCCGCTCCTCATCACGCACGGGTGGCCGGGCTCGATCGTCGAGTTCATGAAGATCATCGGACCGCTCACCGACCCTCGTGCCCACGGCGGCGACCCCGCCGACGCCTTCCACGTCGTCGCCCCGTCGATGCCCGGCTTCGCCTTCTCCGGCCCGACGCACGAGACCGGCTGGGGCATGTCGCGGATCGCTCGCGCCTGGGTCGGGCTCATGGACCGGCTCGGCTACGAGCGCTACGGCGCCCAGGGCGGCGACACCGGCGCGGTCATCTCGCCGATGCTCGGACGGCTCGCACCGCAGCATGTCATCGGCGTGCACGTGAACGGCAGCCTCGGGTTCCCATCGGGCGACCCTGCGGAGTTCGCGGCGATGAGCGAGCCCGAGCAGGCACGGCTCGCCGCCATGCAGCGCCAGCTGGAGGAGGGCGCCGGCTACGCGGTCATCCAGTCGACGCGGCCGCAGACGATCGGAGTCGGCCTCTCCGACTCGCCCGCCGCTCAGCTCGCGTGGATCGTCGAGCGGTTCGCGGAGTGGACCGACCCCGCAGCCGAGCTGCCCGAGGACGCCGTCGACCTCGACCAGCTGCTCACGAACGTGAGCGTCTACTGGCTCACGGGCACCGCGACGTCGGCCGCCCGGCTCTACCGCGAGGGTCGCGCCAGCTGGGGACAGGAGACCCCGCCGAGCCGCGTCCCGTCAGGGGTCGCGGTGTTCCCGGGAGACTTCGGGATCCGCGCGGTCGCCGAGCGCGAGAACAACGTCGTGCACTGGTCCGAGTTCGATCGCGGCGGCCACTTCCCCGCCATGGAGGTCCCCGAACTCCTCGTCGGCGACGTCCGCACCTTCTTCCGCGGGCTCCGCTGAGCGGGCTCCGCTGAGCGCGGCGCCGCCTACGGCTGCGGCGACGCCACCCGCGCCTCCACCGGGACCGGCGTCGCCGCGGCATCCGTCGTCGACTGCCCGTGCATGGCGCCGGTGTTGCGGAGGAAGACGATGATCCAGCTGAAGATCAGCACGGCCGCGACGAGCTCGACCGCGGTGAGGTTGTAGTACCCGGTCGCGAAGAACACGGCGAGCAGCACGATCACGCCCACGTAGACGTACCCGAGCAGGATGAACACCTTCGGCATCGACGGGATGAACCAGCGCAGCCCGATCACGAGCACGGCGTAGGCGACGGCCATGCCCGTCGCGACCGTGTTGTGCAGGCCGAAGAACTGGTCGACCGGGAAGATGCCGACGCAGGCGAGGAAGATGCCGATGAGGATCATGCCGACGCGCACGATGGTGCGACCGCGAAGCTCGGCGCGCGTCGTCGTCGGCACCGCGGCCGTCGCATAGCGCGCGATCGTCGTGACGATCACGCCGGCGATGATGAGGGTCAGGTTGAACGCCAGCGCCGAGATGTCGTTGGTCATGCCGAGCGCGCTCAGGTTCATCTGCCACCAGAGCGGATCGCTCGAGCTCAGCATGCTCGCCAGCGCACCGACGACGAGGAAGAGGGCGAGCACGAACGAGAGCAGCATCGGCGTGAGGTGCGCCGCGGAGAGGAACACCGCGTAGGCGGTGACGGCCATGCCGACGCCCGCGAGCACGGCGCCGGGGATCGTGAAGACGACCGCACCCTGGAAGCTCTGCTCGAGCAGGTCGGCGAGGCCGATCCAGCCGAGCAGCGCGATGAAGGCGTGGGCCAGTGCGATGGCGGTGAGGTCGAACCAGTGGATGCGCGCGCCGGGCGCGTCGAGGCCCGGCAGCGCGGCATCGGCGAAGCCCGCGGCGCTGCGCGTGCGCAAGGCGAGACGGCCGAGGAGGAAGGCGATGAGCGTGGCGATCGCCGAGCCGAACGCGACGAACTCGCCGAGCGAACCCTGGCCGGCGATCGGCAGGTCCTTGCCCATGAACACGAACCAGGCGACCGATCCGCCGATGACGAAGACCGCTGCGCCGATGAGCAGTGCGATCGACTCGAGCGACTCGGCGTTCGCCGCCGGATGCCGCAGCACCCGCCCGATCGACGTCGGGGCGATCGTGATCGACGCCGGCTG
The sequence above is a segment of the Agromyces hippuratus genome. Coding sequences within it:
- a CDS encoding epoxide hydrolase family protein; this encodes MTHDSTEIRPFRINIPQAQLDDLNRRLADTRWPDELPGVGWSYGTPTGYLHGLADHWRTTFDWREHEAALNGFPQFTTTIDGQNVHFLHVRSPEPGAVPLLITHGWPGSIVEFMKIIGPLTDPRAHGGDPADAFHVVAPSMPGFAFSGPTHETGWGMSRIARAWVGLMDRLGYERYGAQGGDTGAVISPMLGRLAPQHVIGVHVNGSLGFPSGDPAEFAAMSEPEQARLAAMQRQLEEGAGYAVIQSTRPQTIGVGLSDSPAAQLAWIVERFAEWTDPAAELPEDAVDLDQLLTNVSVYWLTGTATSAARLYREGRASWGQETPPSRVPSGVAVFPGDFGIRAVAERENNVVHWSEFDRGGHFPAMEVPELLVGDVRTFFRGLR
- a CDS encoding SHOCT domain-containing protein produces the protein MSFWENFWELIWWFIWAFAFIAYLFALFAIIGDLFRDQKLNGWWKAVWIIFLIFVPFITALVYLIARGNSMAERSQKEYKQAQAATDAYIRQTAGSASPSDEIAKAKALLDSGSITQQEFDLLKAKALAHPTQTV
- a CDS encoding DUF998 domain-containing protein codes for the protein MSRNTATIAPPQPASITIAPTSIGRVLRHPAANAESLESIALLIGAAVFVIGGSVAWFVFMGKDLPIAGQGSLGEFVAFGSAIATLIAFLLGRLALRTRSAAGFADAALPGLDAPGARIHWFDLTAIALAHAFIALLGWIGLADLLEQSFQGAVVFTIPGAVLAGVGMAVTAYAVFLSAAHLTPMLLSFVLALFLVVGALASMLSSSDPLWWQMNLSALGMTNDISALAFNLTLIIAGVIVTTIARYATAAVPTTTRAELRGRTIVRVGMILIGIFLACVGIFPVDQFFGLHNTVATGMAVAYAVLVIGLRWFIPSMPKVFILLGYVYVGVIVLLAVFFATGYYNLTAVELVAAVLIFSWIIVFLRNTGAMHGQSTTDAAATPVPVEARVASPQP